The Lutra lutra chromosome 10, mLutLut1.2, whole genome shotgun sequence genome contains a region encoding:
- the ZDHHC5 gene encoding palmitoyltransferase ZDHHC5, translating into MPAESGKRFKPSKYVPVSAAAIFLVGATTLFFAFTCPGLSLSVSPAVPIYNAIVFLFVLANFSMATFMDPGIFPRAEEDEDKEDDFRAPLYKTVEIKGIQVRMKWCATCRFYRPPRCSHCSVCDNCVEEFDHHCPWVNNCIGRRNYRYFFLFLLSLTAHIMGVFGFGLLYVLYHMEELSGVRTAVTMTVMCVAGLFFIPVAGLTGFHVVLVARGRTTNEQVTGKFRGGVNPFTNGCCNNVSRVLCSSPAPRYLGRPKKEKTIVIRPPFLRPEVSDGQITVKIMDNGIQGELRRSKSKGSLEITESQSADAEPPPPPKPDLSRYTGLRTHLSLATNEDSSLLGKDSPPTPTMYKYRPGYSSSSTSAAMPHSSSAKLSRGDSLKEPTSIAESSRHPSYRSEPSLEPESFRSPTFGKSFHFDPLSSGSRSSSLKSAQGTGFELGQLQSIRSEGTTSTSYKSLANQTRNGSLSYDSLLTPSDSPDFESVQAGPEPDPPLGYTSPFLSARLAQQREAERHPRLVPTGPTHREPSPVRYDNLSRHIVASLQEREKLLRQSPPLPGREEEPGLGDSGIQSTPGSGHAPRTSSSSDDSKRSPLVKTPLGRPAAPRFGKPDGLRGRGLGSPEPGPTAPYLGRSMSYSSQKAPAGVSEAEEVALQPLLTPKDEVQLKTTYSKSNGQPKSIGSASPGPGQPPLSSPTRGGVKKVSGVGGTTYEISV; encoded by the exons ATGCCCGCAGAGTCTGGAAAGAGATTCAAGCCCAGCAAGTATGTTCCAGTCTCAGCAGCCGCCATCTTCTTAGTGGGAGCCACAACCCTCTTCTTTGCCTTTAC CTGTCCAGGACTAAGCCTCTCTGTGTCACCTGCAGTGCCCATCTACAATGcgattgtttttctctttgtgctgGCCAACTTCAGCATGGCCACCTTCATGGACCCAGGGATTTTCCCTCGAG CTGAGGAGGATGAAGACAAGGAAGACGACTTCCGAGCTCCCCTTTACAAAACAGTGGAGATTAAGGGCATCCAGGTGCGCATGAAGTGGTGTGCCACCTGCCGTTTCTACCGTCCTCCTCGATGTTCCCACTGCAGTGTCTGTGACAATTGTGTGGAG GAGTTTGACCATCACTGCCCCTGGGTGAACAACTGTATTGGTCGCCGGAACTACcgctatttcttccttttcctcctctccttgaCAGCGCACATCATGGGTGTGTTTGGCTTTGGCCTCCTTTATGTCCTCTACCACATGGAGGAACTCTCAGGGGTCCGCACAGCTGTCAC AATGACAGTGATGTGTGTGGCTGGCTTATTCTTCATCCCTGTAGCTGGCCTCACAGGATTTCATGTGGTGCTGGTGGCTAGGGGACGCACAACCAATGAACAG GTTACGGGTAAATTCCGAGGAGGTGTGAACCCCTTCACCAATGGCTGCTGTAACAATGTCAGCCGTGTGCTCTGCAGTTCCCCAGCACCCAG GTATTTGgggagaccaaagaaagagaagacgATTGTCATCAGACCTCCCTTCCTTCGACCAGAAGTGTCAGATGGGCAGATAACTGTGAAGATCATGGACAATGGCATCCAGGGAGAGCTGAGGAGAAGCAAG TCTAAGGGAAGCTTGGAGATAACAGAGAGCCAGTCTGCAGATGCTGAACCCCCACCTCCTCCTAAACCGGACCTGAGCCGTTACACAGGGCTACGAACACACCTCAGCCTGGCTACTAATGAGG ATAGCAGCCTCTTGGGCAAGGACAGCCCTCCCACACCTACCATGTACAAGTACCGGCCGGGCTACAGTAGCAGCAGTACGTCGGCCGCCATGCCTCATTCCTCCAGCGCCAAG TTGAGTCGTGGGGACAGTTTGAAGGAGCCAACTTCAATTGCAGAAAGCAGCCGCCATCCCAGCTACCGCTCGGAACCCAGCTTGGAGCCAGAGAGTTTCCGTTCTCCCACCTTTGGCAAAAGCTTCCACTTCGATCCACTATCCAGTGGCTCACGTTCCTCCAGCCTCAAGTCAGCCCAGGGCACTGGCTTTGAGCTGGGCCAGTTGCAGTCCATTCGTTCAGAGGGCACAACTTCCACCTCCTATAAGAGCCTGGCCAACCAGACACGCAATGGAAGCCTATCTTATGACAGCCTGCTCACTCCTTCAGACAGCCCTGATTTCGAGTCAGTGCAGGCAGGGCCTGAGCCAGACCCACCTTTAGGCTACACCTCTCCCTTCCTGTCAGCCCGACTGGCCCAGCAACGGGAAGCCGAGAGGCACCCACGTTTGGTGCCAACCGGCCCAACACACCGAGAGCCCTCACCAGTCCGGTACGACAATCTGTCGCGCCATATTGTGGCCTCCCTCCAGGAACGAGAGAAGCTGCTACGCCAGTCACCCCCACTTCCGGGCCGTGAGGAAGAACCAGGCTTGGGGGACTCAGGCATTCAGTCAACACCGGGCTCAGGCCATGCCCCTCGTACTAGTTCCTCCTCAGATGATTCAAAGAGATCACCCTTGGTCAAGACTCCGCTGGGACGCCCAGCTGCCCCCCGTTTTGGCAAGCCAGATGGGCTAAGAGGCCGGGGACTAGGGTCCCCTGAACCAGGCCCCACTGCCCCATACCTGGGCCGATCTATGTCTTACAGCAGCCAAAAAGCCCCAGCTGGTGTCTCTGAGGCAGAGGAAGTAGCCTTGCAGCCATTATTGACACCCAA